A part of Homo sapiens chromosome 19 genomic scaffold, GRCh38.p14 alternate locus group ALT_REF_LOCI_8 HSCHR19LRC_PGF2_CTG3_1 genomic DNA contains:
- the LILRB4 gene encoding leukocyte immunoglobulin-like receptor subfamily B member 4 isoform 7 precursor (isoform 7 precursor is encoded by transcript variant 7; The RefSeq protein has 2 substitutions compared to this genomic sequence) → MIPTFTALLCLGLSLGPRTHMQAGPLPKPTLWAEPGSVISWGNSVTIWCQGTLEAREYRLDKEESPAPWDRQNPLEPKNKARFSIPSMTEDYAGRYRCYYRSPVGWSQPSDPLELVMTGAYSKPTLSALPSPLVTSGKSVTLLCQSRSPMDTFLLIKERAAHPLLHLRSEHGAQQHQAEFPMSPVTSVHGGTYRCFSSHGFSHYLLSHPSDPLELIVSGSLEGPRPSPTRSVSTAGPEDQPLMPTGSVPHSGLRRHWEVLIGVLVVSILLLSLLLFLLLQHWRQGKHRTLAQRQADFQRPPGAAEPEPKDGGLQRRSSPAADVQGENFCAAVKNTQPEDGVEMDTRQSPHDEDPQAVTYAKVKHSRPRREMASPPSPLSGEFLDTKDRQAEEDRQMDTEAAASEAPQDVTYARLHSFTLRQKATEPPPSQEGASPAEPSVYATLAIH, encoded by the exons ATGATCCCCACCTTCACGGCTCTGCTCTGCCTCG GGCTGAGTCTGGGCCCCAGGACCCACATGCAGGCAG GGCCCCTCCCCAAACCCACCCTCTGGGCTGAGCCAGGCTCTGTGATCAGCTGGGGGAACTCTGTGACCATCTGGTGTCAGGGGACCCTGGAGGCTCGGGAGTACCGTCTGGATAAAGAGGAAAGCCCAGCACCCTGGGACAGACAGAACCCACTGGAGCCCAAGAACAAGGCCAGATTCTCCATCCCATCCATGACAGAGGACTATGCAGGGAGATACCGCTGTTACTATCGCAGCCCTGTAGGCTGGTCACAGCCCAGTGACCCCCTGGAGCTGGTGATGACAG GAGCCTACAGTAAACCCACCCTTTCAGCCCTGCCGAGTCCTCTTGTGACCTCAGGAAAGAGCGTGACCCTGCTGTGTCAGTCACGGAGCCCAATGGACACTTTCCTTCTGATCAAGGAGCGGGCAGCCCATCCCCTACTGCATCTGAGATCAGAGCACGGAGCTCAGCAGCACCAGGCTGAATTCCCCATGAGTCCTGTGACCTCAGTGCACGGGGGGACCTACAGGTGCTTCAGCTCACACGGCTTCTCCCACTACCTGCTGTCACACCCCAGTGACCCCCTGGAGCTCATAGTCTCAG GATCCTTGGAGGGTCCCAGGCCCTCACCCACAAGGTCCGTCTCAACAGCTG GCCCTGAGGACCAGCCCCTCATGCCTACAGGGTCAGTCCCCCACAGTG GTCTGAGAAGGCACTGGGAGGTACTGATCGGGGTCTTGGTGGTCTCCatcctgcttctctccctcctcctcttcctcctcctccaacactggcgTCAGGGAAAACACAGGACATTGG CCCAGAGACAGGCTGATTTCCAACGTCCTCCAGGGGCTGCCGAGCCAGAGCCCAAGGACGGGGGCCTACAGAGGAG GTCCAGCCCAGCTGCTGACGTCCAGGGAGAAAACTTCT GTGCTGCCGTGAAGGACACACAGCCTGAGGACGGGGTGGAAATGGACACTCGG CAGAGCCCACACGATGAAGACCCCCAGGCAGTGACGTATGCCAAGGTGAAACACTCCAGACCTAGGAGAGAAAtggcctctcctccctccccactgtcTGGGGAATTCCTGGACACAAAGGACAGACAGGCAGAAgaggacagacagatggacacTGAG GCTGCTGCATCTGAAGCCCCCCAGGATGTGACCTACGCCCAGCTGCACAGCTTTACCCTCAGACAGAAGGCAACTGAGCCTCCTCCATCCCAGGAAGGGGCCTCTCCAGCTGAGCCCAGTGTCTATGCCACTCTGGCCATCCACTAA
- the LILRB4 gene encoding leukocyte immunoglobulin-like receptor subfamily B member 4 isoform X5 — translation MTEDYAGRYRCYYRSPVGWSQPSDPLELVMTGAYSKPTLSALPSPLVTSGKSVTLLCQSRSPMDTFLLIKERAAHPLLHLRSEHGAQQHQAEFPMSPVTSVHGGTYRCFSSHGFSHYLLSHPSDPLELIVSGSLEGPRPSPTRSVSTAAGPEDQPLMPTGSVPHSGLRRHWEVLIGVLVVSILLLSLLLFLLLQHWRQGKHRTLAQRQADFQRPPGAAEPEPKDGGLQRRSSPAADVQGENFSGAAVKDTQPEDGVEMDTRQSPHDEDPQAVTYAKVKHSRPRREMASPPSPLSGEFLDTKDRQAEEDRQMDTEAAASEAPQDVTYAQLHSFTLRQKATEPPPSQEGASPAEPSVYATLAIH, via the exons ATGACAGAGGACTATGCAGGGAGATACCGCTGTTACTATCGCAGCCCTGTAGGCTGGTCACAGCCCAGTGACCCCCTGGAGCTGGTGATGACAG GAGCCTACAGTAAACCCACCCTTTCAGCCCTGCCGAGTCCTCTTGTGACCTCAGGAAAGAGCGTGACCCTGCTGTGTCAGTCACGGAGCCCAATGGACACTTTCCTTCTGATCAAGGAGCGGGCAGCCCATCCCCTACTGCATCTGAGATCAGAGCACGGAGCTCAGCAGCACCAGGCTGAATTCCCCATGAGTCCTGTGACCTCAGTGCACGGGGGGACCTACAGGTGCTTCAGCTCACACGGCTTCTCCCACTACCTGCTGTCACACCCCAGTGACCCCCTGGAGCTCATAGTCTCAG GATCCTTGGAGGGTCCCAGGCCCTCACCCACAAGGTCCGTCTCAACAGCTG CAGGCCCTGAGGACCAGCCCCTCATGCCTACAGGGTCAGTCCCCCACAGTG GTCTGAGAAGGCACTGGGAGGTACTGATCGGGGTCTTGGTGGTCTCCatcctgcttctctccctcctcctcttcctcctcctccaacactggcgTCAGGGAAAACACAGGACATTGG CCCAGAGACAGGCTGATTTCCAACGTCCTCCAGGGGCTGCCGAGCCAGAGCCCAAGGACGGGGGCCTACAGAGGAG GTCCAGCCCAGCTGCTGACGTCCAGGGAGAAAACTTCT CAGGTGCTGCCGTGAAGGACACACAGCCTGAGGACGGGGTGGAAATGGACACTCGG CAGAGCCCACACGATGAAGACCCCCAGGCAGTGACGTATGCCAAGGTGAAACACTCCAGACCTAGGAGAGAAAtggcctctcctccctccccactgtcTGGGGAATTCCTGGACACAAAGGACAGACAGGCAGAAgaggacagacagatggacacTGAG GCTGCTGCATCTGAAGCCCCCCAGGATGTGACCTACGCCCAGCTGCACAGCTTTACCCTCAGACAGAAGGCAACTGAGCCTCCTCCATCCCAGGAAGGGGCCTCTCCAGCTGAGCCCAGTGTCTATGCCACTCTGGCCATCCACTAA